GGCGACCGCCAGCATCGCCCCGCCCTCCGGCAACGCCCCCATCAACCGGCCGCGCGCCGCCACCAGCGCGCACGCGTCCGAGAGTGACCAGACACCGGCGACATATGCCGCTACCAGCTCACCGATAGAGTGCCCGACCAGCAGATCCGGCGTCACATCGAATGATTCGATCAACCGGAACATGGCCACCTCGAACGCGAACAACGCAGGCTGCGTCCACTCCGTCCGATCCAGCACACCTTCGGAATCGGTGAACATCACATCCCGCAACGACCCGCCGAGATAACGATCGAACTCGCCACACACCTCGTCCAAGGCGGCCGCGAACACCGGAAACGCCTGGTACAGCCCCGCGCCCATACCCACACGCTGCGCACCCTGCCCGGTAAACAGGAATACCGTCTTCCCCGGAGTCGTGACGCCGTCGACCACGCCCGGCTGCGCCGAACCCGACGCAAGCGCCGCCAGGCCGGCGAGCAACTCGTCGCGATCACGCCCGACCACGACGCCGCGCCGATCCAGCGACGCCCGCGATTCCAGCAAGGACCACGCGACGGCCCAGCTATCCACATCCGGACGGTCGGCCAACCAATCCCGCAACCGGCCGGCCTGCCCGCGCAATCCCTCTTCCGACTTCGCCGACACCACCAGTGGCACCGCGGCGACGTCGATATCCGACTCCGTTGACGCGAGTTCGCCGCCGTCGCCAGGCTCCGATACGGCGCGGGGCGCCGACGGCGCCGACGGTTCCTCGAGGATCACGTGCGCATTCGTGCCGCTGATCCCGAACGAGGACACTCCCGCGCGCCGCACCCGATCGCCGGCGGGCCACGACTCCGCCTCGGTCAACACCCGGACATCGCCCGCGGACCAATCCACGTGCGGGCTCGGCGCGTCGACATGCAAGGTCTTCGGCAGGGTCTCGTGCCGCATCGCCTGCACCATCTTGATCACACCACCGACACCCGAAGCCGCCTGCGAGTGCCCGATATTCGACTTCAACGAACCAATCCGCAACGGCCCACTCAGCCGATCCTGTCCATAGGCGGCGATCAAGGCCTGCGCCTCGATCGGATCACCCAACGCCGTCCCGGTACCGTGCGCCTCCACAACATCCACATCCACCGGACCCAAACCGGCATTCGCCAACGCCGCCGCAATCACCCGCTCCTGCGATGGACCATTCGGCGCAGTCAAGCCATTGCTCGCACCATCCTGATTGATCGCGCTGCCACGCACCACCGCCAACACGTTGTGGCCCAAGCGCTGCGCATCCGACAGCCGCTCCACCACCAGCACAGCCGCACCCTCCGCCCAAGCCACACCATCGGCCGACGCCGAAAATGCCTTGCACCGACCGTCGGGCGACAGACCGCGCTGCCGGGAGAACTCCACGAACACCATCGGCGTCGCCATCACCGTGGCTCCACCCACCAACGCCAGCGAACTCTCCCCCTGACGCAGCGCCCGGCACGCCACATGCAACGCCACGAGCGACGACGAGCAGGCGGTATCCACCGTCATCGCCGGCCCTTCCAGACCCAACGCATAGGCCACTCGCCCGGACACCACACTCCCCGCGGCGCCGGTCGCGACATACCCTTCGACCTCCGGCCCCGCCTTACGCGTCAGGGCGTCGTAGTCCTGGTACATCACGCCCGTATAGACACCGGTGTCGCTGCCCCGCAACGACACCGGATCGATGCCGGCATGCTCCAACGCCTCCCACGACACCTCCAACAACAAACGCTGCTGCGGATCCATCGCAATCGCCTCACGGGGACCGATCCCGAAAAAGCCCGCGTCGAAATCGGCCGCGTTCGTCAGGAAGCCACCCTCCCGGACATACGACGTGCCCGAGTGGTCGGGGTCCGGATGAATCAGCCGACCCAGATCCCAACCACGATCCGACGGAAACTCGCTGATGGCATCCGCACCCGACGACACCAGATTCCACAGATCATCCGCCGACTCGACACCACCTGGATACCGACAAGCCATACCTACGATCGCGATCGGCTCATCGACCTGCACCCGACGCGCGGTTCTCGTCCTCCGCCGTTCCGCGTCGGGCGAGTCCCCGACCTTGGACAAGATGAACGTCGCCACCGCCCGAGTGGTGGGGTGGTCGAAGACGAGGGTGGTGGGCAGCCGCAAACCTGTCGTCTTTCCGAGCCGGTTGCGGAACTCCACCGCACCCAGTGAATCGAAACCCATTTCACTGAACGGTTTCTCGACATCGATCAGCTCCCCTGAGGCATGACCCAGCACCGCGGCAACCTGAGCCCGCACGAAATCGAGCACGATCGCGTCGTGTTTGTCCCGCGACGCCGGCGCCAACAGCCGCGCCAGGTCCCCACCACCACTGTCCGCGCGGCGTGGCGACGGCGTCAGCGACTGCAGCAGCCCCGGCAACAGGCCCGCGCGCGCGTTGATGGACAGTGTCGCCATGTCGAAGTCGACCGCGGCGACAAACGGTCCGCCCGCAGCACCGGCGAGATCGAAGAGCCTGAGCCCGTCAGCTTCGGCCAGCGGGCGAAAGCCTATGCGCGACAGCCGTTCCACTCCCGCCGCGCCCAGTTCGGCAGTCATCCCGCTGACCTGACTCCACGGACCCCAGGCCACGGAAACCGCGGGTAGATCCGCGTTGGCGCGGCGCCGCGCCAACGCGTCCAGAACCGAGTTCGCCGCCGCGTAGTTACCCTGCCCTGGTGATCCGAGAACCGCCGCGACCGAGGAGAACATGACGAACGCCGACAGATCGCGATCCAGGGTGAGCTCGTGCAGGTTCAGCGCTGCGTCCACCTTCGGCGCGAGCACCCGGTCGACCTGATCGGGCGTGAGCAATTCGACGGTGCCGTCGGCCAGTACACCGGCCGCGTGAATGACGGCTGTCAGCGCGGGGCCGTCGGAGATGTCGTCAAGCATCGTCCGTACGGCCGCGCGGTCACTGACATCACACGCCAGCACCCGCGATCGAGCTCCGAGCTCGGTCAGCTCGGCCACGAGTTCGGCGACACCGTCGGCCCGCTCACCACGCCGGGACACCAACACCAGATCACGCACCCCATGCGTCGCGGCCAGATGCCGCGCCACGAGAGCGCCCAACCCGCTGGTGCCACCGGTGATCAACACCGCACCCGAACCGACCGCGATACTCGACCCGACCGCGGGCGCGTCGCGACGGGTCAGCCGCGGCGCCAGCAGAGCACCCGCACGCACCGCCAGCTGCGCCTCTTCGGCATCCAGGGCGGCGGATATCAGCTCCGGCGTCACTGCGCCGTCGACATCACTGTCCACCAACACAATCCGGCCGGGATTCTCCGATTGCGCGCTCCGCAGCAAACCCCACGTCGCCGCCGCCGCCAAATCGGGATCCTCGCCGGACAGACCCGCTCCATTGTGCGTCACCACAATCAGTCGAGCGTCAGCCGCCGTGGGAAGGCGCAACCACGATCGAACTGTCGCCAATGTCGCGTGTACGCGTCGGTGCACAGTGTGCGCCGACCATGGCCCGCCCTCGGCGAGCGACGAATCGGCGTCATCGGCGAACCACACCACCACATCCGGACCGTGCTCCCCGGCGACCTCGCCCAGCGCGGCCATATCCGGGTAGCTCTCCTCGAACCCGGCCGCCGGCGTCGAGCCGATGACGGCGATCCGCCCGGTGCCCGCACCTACCTGCGAACGGGATTCGACCGCGATCCACCGCACGTCATAGAGCCCATGGCGACCGACGGATCGGCCCTGGTTCAGAACCTGACTGTCGACCGGACGCGACTGCAGTGATTCGACGGTCAACACCGGCGCGCCCGCCTCGTCGACGATCGTGAGCCGCACACTGTCAGCCCCGGTGCGCCGGATTCGAACCTCCACGGCCGTCGCTCCGGGTTGGAACAACCGCACGCCGTTGAACGAGAACGGCAGCGGCAGGTGGTCCTGTGGCAGGTCCGTGGCCAATTCGTGCACCGCGGCATGCAGCGCGGCGTCCAGCAGCGCGGGATGCATGCCGAACCGAGAGGCTTCCGCACCGACTTCGGCGCTCAACCTCACATCGGCCGACACGTCGTCGCCGTCCCGCCACACCCTGCGCACCCCTTGAAACGCAGGTCCGTAACCGAATCCGCGCGCGGCCAACTGGTCGTACAACACTTCACCGGGCGTCGCCTCGTCCTTCGACGACAGCCCGTTGTCGCCGCGCGACGCCAGCACGTCGATCACCACGCCCGGCGCAAGAATGCCACGCGCGTGCGTGGTTCCGAATCCGTCGTCCGGCTGCTCGCCGATGGCCTTGGACGCCACGACGAACCGCCGCCGCCCATCGTCATCCGGCGCCTCGACACCGATCTGGATGTCGATCTCGACCCTGTCGTCCAACCGCAGCGGAGCTTCCAGAACCAGCTCATCGACGATTTCGACGCCCAATCGAGCACCGACCGCCAACGCCAGCTCCACGAAACCAGTTCCTGGTAACAGCACCCCGCCGAATACCGCGTGATCTGCGATCCACGGATGCGATGCCACCGAAAGTCGGCCGGTGAACAACCACTCGTCCTTACCGGCCACTGAGATCGCCGCGCCGAGCATGGGGTGGTCGATCGGCAGCAGACCGGCGCGACTCACGTCGCCGACGTCACCACTCGGCGGCAGCCAGTACCGAGCGCGTTGGAATACATAGGTCGGCAAGGGAATCCGACGCAGCGATCGTCCTTCGTACAGGGAGCGCCAATCCACCTCGAGACCCGCGGCGTGCGCGGCGGCCAGGAACATGGTGAACTGCTCGACCTCTTCCGCGCTGCGCCGAGCGGCGGCGGCCACCACCGACCGCGACTCGACCTCGGGTTCCTCGGCCAGACACTGGCGTGTCATCGCCGCCAGGACGGCGTCCGGGCCGACCTCCAGGAAGCGCCGGGTCCCGGTCGCGGTCAGCGCCCGCACCCCCGGAGCGAACCGCACGGCCGACCGTACCTGGCGTACCCAGTACTCCGGATCGGTCAGTTCACTATCCACCACCTCGCCGGTCACATTCGACATAATCGAAATGTTTGGCACCTGATAGGTCAAACCCGCTGCCACCGTGCGGAATTCGTCGAGCATCGGTTCCATGCGCGCCGAGTGGAAAGCGTGGCTGACCCGCAACCGGCTCGTCTTGCGGCCTCGGTCGGCAAGCCGTCGTTCGACCTCGTCAACGGCGTCCACGTCGCCGGACAACACCACCGCAGCTGGGCCGTTCACCGCAGCCACCGCCAGCCTGCCGGAGTATCCGGCCACGAGGGCGACCGCCTCATCTTCGGATACGGCCGCCGCCAGCATTGCCCCGCCCTCCGGCAACGCCCCCATCAGCCGCCCGCGTGCCTCCACCAGCGCACACGCGTCCGTCAGCGACCAAACCCCGGCGACATATGCCGCCACCAGCTCACCGATGGAATGACCGAGCAGCACATCCGGTGTCACACCGAACGATTCGAGCAGCCGGTACAGCGCCACCTCGAACGCGAACAGCGCGACCTGAGTGAACTCCGTCCGATCCAGTAGCGCCGCGCCGTCCTCGGCGAACATCAGATCTTTCAACGATCGTCCGAGCAGTGGATCGAACGCGGCGCACACCTCGTCCATCGCGGCCGCGAACACTGGAAACGCCGCGTACAGTTCCCGCCCCATTCCGGGCCGCTGCGCGCCTTGACCGGTGAACAGAAACGCCGTGCGTCCCGTGCCCACGACGCCGCCGACCACGCCGACGCTGTGGGAGGACGCACTGTCGGCGAGTGCTGCCAAACCTGCCAGCAACTCCGCACGGTCACGTCCCACAACCACTCCGCGCCAGTCCAACAGTGCCCGCGACGTCGCCAAGGAATGCGCCACATCCCACACGTCTGCGTCCGGATCGCCGATCAACCACTGCCGCAGTCGATCCGCCTGTGCCCGCAGGCCCGGCTCGGACTTCGCCGACACGATCCACGGGACGACATCCGACACGACGCTCGGCCGCGGCGACGACATCTCTTCGGAGTCGACCTGCTCCGAATTGCCCTTGGACTCCGCGGCGACCGGATCAGTGGGCGCTTCCTCGAGAATCACGTGCGCGTTGGTGCCGCTGACCCCGAACGACGACACACCCGCCCGGCGCACCCGCTCCCCTGCAGGCCACGGCTCGGCCTCGGTCAACAATCGCACCGTATCCGCAGACCAATCCACATGGGGGGTAGGCGCATCCACGTGCAACGTCTTCGGCAACACACCGTGCCGCATAGCCTGCACCATCTTGATCACACCCCCGACACCCGCCGCCGCCGAAGTGTGACCGATATTCGACTTGAGCGAGCCCAAACGGAACGGACCGCTCTCCCGCTGTTGCCCATAGACTCTGATCAACGCCCGCGCCTCGATCGGATCCCCCAGCATCGTGCCCGTACCGTGCGCCTCCACCGCATCGACATCCGACGGATCCAATCCGGCATTCGCCAACGCCGCCGTGATCACCCGCTCCTGCGAAGGACCATTCGGCGCAGTCATACCCTTGCTCGCGCCGTCCTGATTCACCGCGCTGCCCCGAATCACCGCCAATACGGTGTGCCCCAACCGACGGGCATCAGACAACCGCTCCAGCACCAGCATCCCGAGACCTTCGGAGAAGCCTGTCCCGTCGGCGGCCGCCGCGAACGCCTTGCACCGGGCATCGGACGACAGCGCGTGCTGACGCGCGAACGCGATCAGCAGGGACGGATCCGACATCACGGTCACCCCACCCGCCAACGCGAGTGACGTATCGCCCTGCCGCAATGCCTGACACGCCAGATGCAACGCCACCAGCGACGACGAGCACGCGGTATCGACCGACATCGTGGGCCCCTTGAAACCGAATGTGTAGGCGATCCGGCCGGACAGAACGCAGCTCGCCGCACCCAGGTAGGCATGGCCTTCCGCCTCGGCCGTCAATGTCGGGGAGCCGACCCGCGGACCGTAGTACTGATGGAAGACTCCGGCGAAGAGGCCGGTGTCGCTGCCGCGCAGCGACACCGGGTCGATACCCGCGTCCTCCAACGCCTCCCAGGATGCCTCGAGCATCAGGCGCTGCTGCGGATCCAGCACCGCGGCTTCCCGAGGGCCGATTCCGAAGAAACCCGCATCGAAATCGGCTGCCGAATAAAGAAACCCGCCCTCACGGGTGTAGATCGTGCCCGGCACATCCGGATCCGGGTTGAACAGCCGCTCCAGGTCCCACCCTCGATCGGTCGGAAGACCGCCGACCGCGTCGGTACCGGAGGCGACCAGATCCCACAGTTGTGCGGGGGAGTCGACGCCCCCCGGATAGCGGCAGCTCATCCCGACAATCGCAATCGGTTCCCGCGCACGCTCCTCCAACTCGTGGATGTGCTTGTTGGCGGTGCGTAGGTCTCCGGTGAGTTTCCGCAGGTAACGGGTGAGTTTTTCCTCGTTGCTCATGGTTGACCGAACTCCTCATCAATCAGGTCAAAAAGCTCGCTGCTGGAATGCGCGGCAAGATCGTCGTACTCGTCGGTCTGCCATCTGTCGCCGAGATGGGACCGAAGCCGGTCGCCGATGCCGAGCAATGCGGTAACGGTCGCGTCGTCGTCGCCCGCCGCAGCGAGGACGCGTTCGACCATCGCCTCCAGACGAGCGAGATCATCGGACGCGGGAACGGCGGTAGGCGGTTCCGCGGTGACGGTCAGGGCGAGTTGGCCGTGCAGATACCCGGCCAACTCGGAGAGTGTCGGGTAGTCGAACACCAGCGTCGAAGGCAACTGGAGGCCGGTAGCTTTCGAAAGCCGATTCCGGAGCTCCACCCCACCCAGCGAATCGAATCCGATCTCGTCGAATCCCTTGTCGGGCCGAATATCGTTCGTCGACGAGTAGCCCAATACGGCGGCGGCTTGTTCGAGAACCAGACCGAGTACGGCCTGCTCTCGTTTGGCCTCCGGTACCCGGGCCAGATCGAAGACGCGTGATTGCCTGCCGTGCCCGGCTTCCCGCTCGGAATGCCGAACGAACCCTCGCAATAGCGCGGGGATCGTGTCGGCGCGAGCTTCCCGGCGAAGGGCGTTCACGTCGAAACAAGCCGGCACGAGCGCGGATACTTCCGCCGGTGCCGATCCGATGCCCGCAACGGTGTCGAACAGCCGAAGGCCGTCCGCTCGGGTCAGCGGTCGCAAACCCAGGCGGGCCAGTCGTGCGACTGCCGCTTCGTCGAGGGTGTCCGTCATGCCGCCCGATCCCGCTCCGGTCCGCTCCCACGGACCCCAGGCGAGTGCTACGGCGGGCAGTCCTTCGGCACGACGCCGGGCGGCCAACGCGTCCAGGAAGCTGTTGGCAGCGGCATAGTTGGCCTGACCCGCGGACCCGAGGACACCGGAAATCGACGAGAACAGCACGAACGCCGATACATCCGAGCCCCGCGTCGCCTCGTGCAGATTCCACGCAGCGTCAACCTTCGGCGCGAGCACGCGATCCAACTGTTCGACCGTGAGCGTTCGAATCGTTGCGTCATCGAGCGCACCCGCCGCATGGACCACTGCCGTCAACGGCTGTTCCGGCGGGATCGAATCGAGCAGCGCCCGCAATGCCGTCCGGTCCGCGACATCGCAGGCCGCGAGGCGCGCCTTGGCGCCGAGCTCACTCAGTTCCGCCGCCAATTCCACTGCACCCGCCGCATTCTCACCGCTGCGGGAGACCAGGAGCAACTGCCGGACACCGTGCTCGACAGCCAGGTGCCGAGCCAGCATCCCGCCGAGCCCGCCGGTGCCTCCGGTGATCATCACGGTGCCGGATCCGAACGACGGCCTCGTCTCCGCAGACCCATCCCTGCGCTCCAGCCTCGGCGTCAGCAAGGTGTCCCCACGAACGGCCACTTGCGGCTCATCGGCCGCGAGGACCGTCAACACGGCGTCGGCCGACAGCGGCTGTTCGCCGGGCGAGGACTGCCAGTCGAGCAGAACGATCCGATCGGGGTATTCGGTTTGCGCGCTGCGCACCAACCCCCACACCGCGGCCGCGGCGAGGTCCGGCGTCTCGCCGGGCAGTCCGGCGGCGTTGTGGGTGACCACGATCAGTCGCGATCGCTCCAGGGCTTCCTTGTCGAGCCACGCCTGGAGCATGTGCAATGTCGAGCGCGCTTGGTCGTACGTCGCGGCTGCGGCGTCGCCGTTCCGCGCAGTCGCGGCTGCGGCGACCGACCACACGACAACCTCGGGCAGCGCGCCCTCGGTCGTTGCCAGGCTGTGGAGGTCCGGATACCGCTCCCACACACCGGCAACCGGGATCGAGCCCAGTGCGGCAATCGCACCGGACACCGTGTCGGCGGACGAAGCGCGGACCTCCGTCCACTGCAGTGCGTACGCCCCGGCGTCGCCGCCCGACAGGGAGTCGCGGAGCTGGGCGACGTCATAGGACCGCATGACGGCCTCGTCTATGGAGAGGACCGGGTTGCCGTCGCCGTCCATCGCCGCGATGGCGATGGCATCCTCGCCCTTCGACACGGCGATCACCCGCAGCTGTGCGGGCCGTGCGATGTCGTGAAATCGAGCCCCGCCCCAACGGAACAGCAGCTTGCCGAGGTTCGGATCGTTGCCGAGCTCCGGCCACATCAGACAGGCGAGTCCGGCGTGCCCAATACCGTCCATCAGGCCCGGATGCAAAGTGAAACCGTCGGGGTCGACGGTCGGATCCAACGCGACCTCGGAGAAGACGGTGTCCCCGTGCCGCCACGCGCGTTCGGTGGCGCAGAAGGAAGGACCGTACTCGAGCCCCACCGCGGCTGCGATGTGCGCGGGAATCCATTCCGGGTCGATCGGGTCGGCGTCCAGCGGCGGCCACGGCTCGGCCTGGAGCCGTTCCATCAGCGGTTCGGCGGCCGGTCGGTCGCCTGCCAGAATTCCGCTGGCGTTACGTATCCATTCGTTGTCGTCGTCACCGGCGACGCGGTAGTGGAAGGTGAAGTGACGCCGCCCGGTGTCGTCCGACTCGTCGACGAACACTTGCAGGTCGATCTCACCGTCTTCGGGCGGGAGGACCGGGGCCTCCAACGTGAGCTCATCCACACCGACGCAGCCGAACCGCGGCCCCGCCACCAACAGCATCTCCAACAGCGCCGTGCTCGGCACGACCATGACGCCGTAACTTGTGTGGTCCGCGAGCCAAGGATGGGTCCGGCGCGAGAGCCGGCCCGTGAGCATCCATTCGTCTTTGCCCGCGAGCCGCACCACACCGGTCAACACCGGGTGACCCGACGCCGTCGGCGATACCTCGACGGCCGGACGCAGCCAGTACCGTTGATGCTGGAAGGCGTAGGTGGGCAATGCCACCCGATTCGTGGAGCGGTTCGTGAACAACGGAGTCCAGTCCACCTCTACTCCCGCGACATATGCCTGTGCCAGCGCGGACACGAACTGGGTCGGCTCGTCGGTCGAGCGCCGAGCGGCCGCGACCACCGTCGACTTGGCCTCGACATCCGGAGTCTCGGCAAGACATTGCCGAGTCATCGCGGACAGCACAGCATCCGGTCCGATCTCCACGAACCGCCGCACCCCTGCCTTGACCAGAGTGCCGACCCCCGGCGCGAACCGGACGCAACCACGCACCTGCTCCACCCAATAACCCGGGTCGGTCAACTCCGCCCCGACGAC
The DNA window shown above is from Nocardia sp. NBC_01730 and carries:
- a CDS encoding type I polyketide synthase, encoding MSNEEKLTRYLRKLTGDLRTANKHIHELEERAREPIAIVGMSCRYPGGVDSPAQLWDLVASGTDAVGGLPTDRGWDLERLFNPDPDVPGTIYTREGGFLYSAADFDAGFFGIGPREAAVLDPQQRLMLEASWEALEDAGIDPVSLRGSDTGLFAGVFHQYYGPRVGSPTLTAEAEGHAYLGAASCVLSGRIAYTFGFKGPTMSVDTACSSSLVALHLACQALRQGDTSLALAGGVTVMSDPSLLIAFARQHALSSDARCKAFAAAADGTGFSEGLGMLVLERLSDARRLGHTVLAVIRGSAVNQDGASKGMTAPNGPSQERVITAALANAGLDPSDVDAVEAHGTGTMLGDPIEARALIRVYGQQRESGPFRLGSLKSNIGHTSAAAGVGGVIKMVQAMRHGVLPKTLHVDAPTPHVDWSADTVRLLTEAEPWPAGERVRRAGVSSFGVSGTNAHVILEEAPTDPVAAESKGNSEQVDSEEMSSPRPSVVSDVVPWIVSAKSEPGLRAQADRLRQWLIGDPDADVWDVAHSLATSRALLDWRGVVVGRDRAELLAGLAALADSASSHSVGVVGGVVGTGRTAFLFTGQGAQRPGMGRELYAAFPVFAAAMDEVCAAFDPLLGRSLKDLMFAEDGAALLDRTEFTQVALFAFEVALYRLLESFGVTPDVLLGHSIGELVAAYVAGVWSLTDACALVEARGRLMGALPEGGAMLAAAVSEDEAVALVAGYSGRLAVAAVNGPAAVVLSGDVDAVDEVERRLADRGRKTSRLRVSHAFHSARMEPMLDEFRTVAAGLTYQVPNISIMSNVTGEVVDSELTDPEYWVRQVRSAVRFAPGVRALTATGTRRFLEVGPDAVLAAMTRQCLAEEPEVESRSVVAAAARRSAEEVEQFTMFLAAAHAAGLEVDWRSLYEGRSLRRIPLPTYVFQRARYWLPPSGDVGDVSRAGLLPIDHPMLGAAISVAGKDEWLFTGRLSVASHPWIADHAVFGGVLLPGTGFVELALAVGARLGVEIVDELVLEAPLRLDDRVEIDIQIGVEAPDDDGRRRFVVASKAIGEQPDDGFGTTHARGILAPGVVIDVLASRGDNGLSSKDEATPGEVLYDQLAARGFGYGPAFQGVRRVWRDGDDVSADVRLSAEVGAEASRFGMHPALLDAALHAAVHELATDLPQDHLPLPFSFNGVRLFQPGATAVEVRIRRTGADSVRLTIVDEAGAPVLTVESLQSRPVDSQVLNQGRSVGRHGLYDVRWIAVESRSQVGAGTGRIAVIGSTPAAGFEESYPDMAALGEVAGEHGPDVVVWFADDADSSLAEGGPWSAHTVHRRVHATLATVRSWLRLPTAADARLIVVTHNGAGLSGEDPDLAAAATWGLLRSAQSENPGRIVLVDSDVDGAVTPELISAALDAEEAQLAVRAGALLAPRLTRRDAPAVGSSIAVGSGAVLITGGTSGLGALVARHLAATHGVRDLVLVSRRGERADGVAELVAELTELGARSRVLACDVSDRAAVRTMLDDISDGPALTAVIHAAGVLADGTVELLTPDQVDRVLAPKVDAALNLHELTLDRDLSAFVMFSSVAAVLGSPGQGNYAAANSVLDALARRRANADLPAVSVAWGPWSQVSGMTAELGAAGVERLSRIGFRPLAEADGLRLFDLAGAAGGPFVAAVDFDMATLSINARAGLLPGLLQSLTPSPRRADSGGGDLARLLAPASRDKHDAIVLDFVRAQVAAVLGHASGELIDVEKPFSEMGFDSLGAVEFRNRLGKTTGLRLPTTLVFDHPTTRAVATFILSKVGDSPDAERRRTRTARRVQVDEPIAIVGMACRYPGGVESADDLWNLVSSGADAISEFPSDRGWDLGRLIHPDPDHSGTSYVREGGFLTNAADFDAGFFGIGPREAIAMDPQQRLLLEVSWEALEHAGIDPVSLRGSDTGVYTGVMYQDYDALTRKAGPEVEGYVATGAAGSVVSGRVAYALGLEGPAMTVDTACSSSLVALHVACRALRQGESSLALVGGATVMATPMVFVEFSRQRGLSPDGRCKAFSASADGVAWAEGAAVLVVERLSDAQRLGHNVLAVVRGSAINQDGASNGLTAPNGPSQERVIAAALANAGLGPVDVDVVEAHGTGTALGDPIEAQALIAAYGQDRLSGPLRIGSLKSNIGHSQAASGVGGVIKMVQAMRHETLPKTLHVDAPSPHVDWSAGDVRVLTEAESWPAGDRVRRAGVSSFGISGTNAHVILEEPSAPSAPRAVSEPGDGGELASTESDIDVAAVPLVVSAKSEEGLRGQAGRLRDWLADRPDVDSWAVAWSLLESRASLDRRGVVVGRDRDELLAGLAALASGSAQPGVVDGVTTPGKTVFLFTGQGAQRVGMGAGLYQAFPVFAAALDEVCGEFDRYLGGSLRDVMFTDSEGVLDRTEWTQPALFAFEVAMFRLIESFDVTPDLLVGHSIGELVAAYVAGVWSLSDACALVAARGRLMGALPEGGAMLAVAVSEAEAGEALVGYGDRVSIAAVNGPEAVVFSGDEGAVDEIRQRLTGAGRKSTRLRVSHAFHSVLMEPMLDEFRAVAEGLTYRTPSLPIVSNVSGAPARDAVCDPEYWVAQVRGCVRFASGVDTLVESGVRRFVEVGSDAVLTAMTRECLAEHPEAKSMVVASSRRSIDEVFQLVTLLAHAHAVGMPVDLRRLVAGRSAGRAALPTYAFQHQRYWPQPIPEVVAGSFGHPLLTNVVPVAGKDEWLFTGRFSVRTHPWIADHTVLGSVLLPGTAFAELALTAGGRLDVGVIEELLLEAPLVLAGDAEVDLQLSVASPDGEGRRTFAIYARSETADGDAADEDPWVLHAGGVLTAAADDDPAWSEQTWPPAGAEPSDGASIYDRLAQRGFDYGPAFQGVTAMWTRGEQAFAEVSLDESASGSVSTFGIHPALLDACLHAAIDGLTSDLPPGQLPLPFSFAGVRLWRPGVGAVRARVVRDDSGQVGIDVVDDTGSIVLTIDAVAARPVDVGALNAASTARRSSPLTLQWIQSELPALSSLASAGVMATSGATRTSGIDHHYADLAELAAAEEIPDVIVWSLADDLALSDAVAGDGRTPSAGRAGAIRTSIHTAWEMLRSWLSIERLADTRLVVTTRRAAGLPGESVDLAAAAVAGLVRSAQSEHPGRIVLLDHDGDLRADLVGCVLESDQAQVAVRDSRMFVPRLSQGGVPAEERSSSDTGGAFGNGTVLITGGTTGLGAVTARHVVAAHGVEHLLLVSRRGEEAEGVAELVAELARLGAETRVAACDVGDRAGLAAVLDSIGSEHPLTAVIHSAGVVDDATIETLTTEQIDRVLAPKVDGALNLDELTREHDLAAFIVFSSVAASLGAPGQGNYAAANSFLDGLARARRAHGLPALSVAWGPWNQDAGMTGNIDRAAVARLKRLGIEVLGGEDGTALLDAAIAMDEAMVACVEFDKPRLAVQARAGLLPDVLSGLVPARARRATSGVAVGGLFAQRLAAEPEDQRDALVLEFVREHAAAVLGHPSAAAIEPETPFNELGFDSLGGVELRNRLAEAAGMKLPSTLVFDYPTATAVAKLLRSRWDATSTTSAVDDQIASLRSLLATLPSAGDKARLAERIRSALAEALEDRESTPHSDRVAVEAASADELFALIDQQITSQ